From the genome of Triticum aestivum cultivar Chinese Spring chromosome 3B, IWGSC CS RefSeq v2.1, whole genome shotgun sequence, one region includes:
- the LOC123067590 gene encoding probable indole-3-acetic acid-amido synthetase GH3.2, producing MHEPAINPKWQWPLPVCRPRVASGAPPPSDVADRAAPRAPAGLGQGPPRGPRLPPATSAWLHPLLRRAGSLYKPIQPPVTNRLLTHTPQTKPSSQSNKPARNTHRPAQQQHSSGDSLPCSLALRAMAPATADAAGVGAGPAVGRVKTALGVAACERDAEKLELIEQLTKGFDDEQQRVLAAILARNNGAEYLRRHGMEGCTDRDAFKARVPVVTYEDLRPEIERIANGDRSNIISSHPISEFLTSSGTSAGERKLMPTIEDELDRRQMLYSLLMPVMNLFVPGLDKGKGLYFLFIKSETKTPGGLPARPVLTSYYKSDHFKYRPFDAYQVYTSPTPAILCTDSFQSMYSQMLCGLLVRTEVLRVGAVFASGLLRAIRFLQLHWKELARDIETGTLSAKVVEPSIRAAVAEVLEPNPDLAAFVAAECAKDNWEGIITRMWPNTKYLDVIVTGAMAQYIPTLKFYSGGLPMACTMYASSECYFGLNLRPMCDPSEVSYTIMPNMGYFELMPHDPEAPAVSMDDPPPRLVDLADAEVGKEYELVITTYAGLCRYRVGDILQVTGFHNAAPQFRFVRRKNVLLSIDSDKTDEAELQAAVERAARLLAPYGASIVEYTSEADATTIPGHYVVYWELMLKDCREGLWPEAAVFERCCLEMEEALNSVYRQGRNGDAIGPLEIRVVRGGTFEEVMDYAISRGASINQYKAPRCVSFGPIIELLNSRVLSKHFSPACPKYGPPKK from the exons ATGCATGAGCCAGCCATTAATCCAAAG TGGCAATGGCCCCTGCCGGTCTGCCGGCCGCGAGTCGCGTCGGGGGCCCCGCCGCCGTCCGACGTGGCCGACCGCGCGGCCCCACGTGCCCCCGCCGGGCTCGGCCAGGGACCTCCGCGTGGGCCACGCCTGCCTCCCGCGACGTCTGCATGGCTTCATCCCCTTCTCCGGCGCGCTGGCTCCCTATATAAACCCATCCAGCCTCCCGTAACCAACCGCCTCCTTACACACACTCCGCAAACCAAACCTTCCAGCCAGAGCAACAAGCCGGCAAGAAACACCCATCGACCCGCCCAGCAACAACACAGCTCGGGCGACTCCCTTCCTTGCTCGCTAGCTTTGCGCGCcatggctccggcgacggcggacgcgGCGGGGGTTGGGGCGGGGCCGGCGGTGGGGAGGGTGAAGACGGCGCTCGGGGTGGCGGCGTGCGAGCGGGACGCGGAGAAGCTGGAGCTGATCGAGCAGCTGACCAAGGGGTTCGACGACGAGCAGCAGAGGGTGCTGGCGGCGATCCTGGCGCGGAACAACGGCGCCGAGTACCTCCGCCGGCACGGCATGGAGGGCTGCACCGACCGCGACGCCTTCAAGGCCCGCGTCCCCGTGGTGACCTACGAGGACCTCCGCCCGGAGATCGAGCGCATCGCCAACGGCGACCGCTCCAACATCATCTCCTCCCACCCCATCTCCGAGTTCTTGACCAG CTCGGGGACGTCAGCCGGGGAGAGGAAGCTAATGCCGACCATCGAGGATGAGCTGGACAGGAGGCAGATGCTCTACAGCCTCCTCATGCCCGTCATGAACCT GTTCGTCCCGGGGCTGGACAAGGGCAAGGGGCTCTACTTCCTCTTCATCAAGTCGGAGACCAAGACGCCCGGCGGGCTGCCGGCGAGGCCAGTGCTGACCAGCTACTACAAGAGCGACCACTTCAAGTACCGCCCGTTCGACGCGTACCAGGTGTACACCAGCCCCACGCCGGCCATCCTCTGCACCGACTCCTTCCAGTCCATGTACTCGCAGATGCTGTGCGGCCTGCTGGTGCGCACCGAGGTGCTCCGCGTCGGCGCCGTCTTCGCGTCCGGCTTGCTCCGTGCCATCCGCTTCCTGCAGCTCCACTGGAAGGAGCTGGCCCGCGACATCGAGACCGGCACGCTCAGCGCCAAGGTGGTGGAGCCGTCCATCCGCGCCGCCGTGGCCGAGGTCCTCGAGCCCAACCCGGACCTCGCGGCGTTCGTGGCGGCGGAGTGCGCCAAGGACAACTGGGAGGGGATCATCACCAGGATGTGGCCCAACACCAAGTACCTGGACGTGATCGTGACGGGGGCCATGGCGCAGTACATCCCCACGCTCAAGTTCTACAGCGGCGGGCTCCCAATGGCGTGCACCATGTACGCCTCCTCGGAGTGCTACTTCGGGCTGAACCTCCGCCCGATGTGCGACCCGTCGGAGGTCTCCTACACGATCATGCCCAACATGGGGTACTTCGAGCTGATGCCGCACGACCCGGAGGCGCCGGCGGTGTCCATGGACGACCCGCCGCCGCGCCTCGTGGACCTCGCCGACGCGGAGGTCGGCAAGGAGTACGAGCTGGTGATCACGACGTACGCCGGGCTGTGCCGGTACCGCGTGGGCGACATCCTGCAGGTGACCGGGTTCCACAACGCGGCGCCGCAGTTCAGGTTCGTGCGGCGCAAGAACGTGCTCCTCAGCATCGACTCGGACAAGACGGACGAGGCGGAGCTGCAGGCGGCGGTGGAGCGCGCGGCGAGGCTGCTGGCGCCCTACGGGGCCAGCATCGTGGAGTACACGAGCGAGGCGGACGCGACGACCATCCCGGGGCACTACGTGGTGTACTGGGAGCTGATGctcaaggactgccgcgaggggCTGTGGCCGGAGGCGGCGGTGTTCGAGCGGTGCTGCCTGGAGATGGAGGAGGCGCTCAACTCGGTATACCGGCAGGGGCGGAACGGCGACGCCATCGGGCCGCTGGAGATCAGGGTGGTGCGGGGTGGCACCTTCGAGGAGGTGATGGACTACGCCATCTCCCGGGGCGCCTCCATCAACCAGTACAAGGCGCCACGGTGCGTCTCCTTCGGCCCCATCATCGAGCTGCTCAACTCCAGGGTGCTCTCCAAGCACTTCAGCCCCGCCTGCCCCAAGTACGGACCGCCCAAGAAGTGA